In one window of Calditrichota bacterium DNA:
- a CDS encoding SusC/RagA family TonB-linked outer membrane protein: MMKINDLKKLNVESIIGLLLVLMILTAGTSFAQGTFSKIVGKVVEEGTDMPLIGANVMIVGTNLGAATDRNGNFEIIGIPPGNYVLKARFMGYKEITKKVRVIANKTVEINFNLPVDVLGLQEVVVTGMGGSQIKEKLGVTVAKVPAGQIIGSDEVNIVDALAAKAPNVNVNTFSGEPGATAFIEIRGRNTISGSTSPLFVVDGVPIDNSTRGVGTGGTGSGGTVQANRASDLNPDDIASVEILKGAAASAIYGSRAANGVVLITTKSGVPGKTQIHYKTSYSWDRVNRSVPLQRKYGQGDKGKFKKNYLRSWGPKLDPSTPTYDHSMEMFNETGHTEENNFSISGGNNLTTFFASFGAINQNGPFVGNSDFYKKYSFRVKASQVVTEKLKITGNLYYANVKAKYLNSRSNTGGITLGAWRTPPEFNNWPYLDPVTGLHRSYRYSTPTVLRKSRKYDNPYFSAFEKINNSTVGRTIGNLTLDYDPLDWVNITYTLGSDYSEDNRIRVNPVSSTANAGDGSMWRRNYIFHEVDNNLVATLNLQKYLKRISKNLSGTFMTGYNFNRREYHYLSATGDIFITPKYYQLENTVTRNSNEYEYLIQTESFFGQGTFDLFDQLYLTAALRNDGSSTFGENQRRHWFPKYSAAWEFTKFSLLPHIPYFNFGKLRMAYGEAGIQPGVYSTTTGFISGMRSGYWTGTLNAGMYDNVGGFYSSSIAPAEDLRPERTKEFEVGTNLGFLNSRLGLDLTYYKSRSEDVIFRVPLPPSTGYSTKTANGAVIENKGWEVDLNMSPVKRKLFSWDMGILWATNKNECVSLKGSDMISYMSWSNIASVAAEGYAIGEFYGKDFIRFGRGIHYTLKDGTTINIDEAYPNAPAGALFLDEDGYPVGDTQFRFLGDPNPKWTSGIRNEFTFLGKIRLSAFLDIRHGGRVWNGTKGKLIEFGTHAETLKRGTTKKFEGYGPGAGKSVVLDQNWYKGYGSTVTSQFIEDASLVR, translated from the coding sequence ATGATGAAAATTAACGATTTAAAGAAGCTTAACGTGGAATCCATCATTGGACTGCTGTTGGTCTTGATGATACTCACAGCCGGAACCTCTTTTGCCCAGGGTACGTTTAGCAAGATTGTCGGAAAAGTGGTAGAAGAAGGAACGGACATGCCTCTTATCGGCGCCAATGTGATGATTGTCGGAACAAACCTGGGAGCAGCCACCGATCGGAATGGAAATTTTGAAATCATAGGAATCCCACCCGGGAATTACGTTTTAAAGGCCCGTTTTATGGGATACAAAGAGATCACCAAAAAGGTCCGGGTGATTGCAAATAAGACCGTAGAAATTAATTTTAATTTACCTGTGGACGTTCTTGGTTTGCAGGAGGTTGTGGTCACCGGTATGGGGGGAAGCCAAATCAAGGAGAAATTGGGCGTTACTGTGGCCAAAGTGCCTGCCGGCCAGATTATCGGAAGCGATGAGGTGAATATTGTGGATGCCCTTGCGGCCAAGGCACCCAACGTAAATGTCAACACATTTAGCGGAGAACCCGGTGCCACGGCCTTTATCGAAATCCGCGGCCGAAATACCATTTCGGGAAGCACCAGTCCGCTTTTTGTGGTGGATGGGGTTCCCATCGATAATTCCACGCGGGGCGTGGGAACCGGCGGGACCGGCAGCGGCGGAACTGTTCAGGCCAACCGCGCATCCGACTTGAATCCGGATGATATCGCATCGGTAGAGATTCTGAAAGGGGCAGCTGCCTCGGCGATTTACGGATCGCGTGCCGCCAACGGCGTGGTGCTGATTACGACCAAAAGCGGTGTGCCGGGCAAAACACAAATCCACTACAAAACGTCCTATTCCTGGGACCGCGTCAATCGATCGGTTCCTCTGCAGCGCAAATACGGGCAGGGCGATAAGGGAAAATTCAAGAAGAATTATTTGCGTTCGTGGGGGCCCAAACTCGATCCGTCCACTCCAACCTACGACCACAGCATGGAAATGTTTAATGAAACGGGTCATACGGAAGAGAATAATTTTTCCATTTCCGGCGGAAATAATCTGACGACCTTTTTCGCTTCGTTCGGAGCCATTAATCAGAACGGCCCGTTTGTCGGAAATTCGGATTTTTACAAAAAGTATTCCTTTCGGGTGAAGGCCTCGCAGGTGGTGACCGAAAAACTAAAAATCACCGGGAATTTGTACTATGCCAATGTAAAAGCCAAGTATCTGAACAGCCGTTCCAATACCGGTGGAATCACGCTGGGCGCCTGGCGGACACCGCCGGAATTTAACAACTGGCCGTATCTGGATCCGGTGACCGGTTTGCACCGCTCGTACCGGTACAGTACGCCCACGGTTTTGCGGAAATCCAGAAAATACGACAACCCCTATTTTTCGGCCTTTGAGAAAATTAATAACAGCACGGTCGGACGCACCATCGGCAACCTGACGCTCGATTACGATCCTCTGGACTGGGTAAATATCACGTACACCCTGGGGTCCGATTACTCCGAAGACAACCGCATTCGGGTCAATCCGGTTAGCAGTACGGCCAATGCCGGGGACGGCAGCATGTGGCGCCGGAATTACATCTTCCACGAGGTGGACAACAATCTGGTGGCCACGCTTAATTTGCAGAAGTACTTGAAACGAATCAGCAAAAACCTGTCCGGGACGTTTATGACCGGGTACAATTTCAACCGGAGAGAATACCACTACCTGAGTGCGACCGGCGACATTTTCATCACGCCCAAATATTACCAGTTGGAAAACACAGTGACCCGAAATTCAAATGAATATGAATATTTGATTCAAACCGAGTCCTTTTTCGGACAGGGTACATTCGATCTGTTTGACCAATTGTATTTAACGGCCGCCCTCAGAAACGACGGGTCGTCCACATTTGGCGAGAATCAACGGCGGCACTGGTTTCCCAAATACAGCGCCGCGTGGGAATTTACAAAATTCAGCCTTTTGCCCCACATTCCCTATTTCAATTTTGGGAAGCTGAGAATGGCCTACGGAGAGGCCGGTATTCAACCCGGTGTGTATTCCACCACGACCGGATTTATTTCCGGAATGCGAAGCGGCTACTGGACGGGAACGTTAAATGCCGGCATGTACGACAATGTGGGCGGTTTTTATTCCAGTTCCATTGCGCCGGCAGAGGATTTGCGACCGGAACGCACGAAGGAATTTGAAGTGGGAACCAATCTGGGCTTTTTGAATTCCCGCCTGGGTTTGGACCTGACCTACTACAAATCGCGGTCGGAAGATGTGATCTTTCGGGTTCCGCTGCCTCCCTCCACCGGGTACAGCACAAAAACCGCCAACGGAGCCGTGATCGAAAACAAGGGCTGGGAAGTGGACTTGAATATGAGCCCGGTTAAGCGAAAATTATTCTCCTGGGATATGGGAATTTTGTGGGCCACCAATAAGAATGAATGTGTCAGCCTCAAAGGATCGGATATGATCAGCTACATGAGCTGGTCCAATATTGCCAGTGTCGCGGCCGAAGGCTACGCCATCGGTGAATTTTACGGGAAGGATTTTATCCGGTTCGGACGGGGAATCCACTACACCCTGAAAGACGGCACCACCATCAATATTGATGAGGCCTACCCCAATGCGCCGGCCGGGGCTCTTTTCCTGGATGAAGACGGATACCCCGTGGGCGACACCCAGTTTCGATTTTTGGGAGATCCCAATCCAAAATGGACCTCAGGCATTCGAAATGAATTTACGTTCCTGGGAAAAATCAGGCTTTCCGCTTTTCTGGACATCCGGCACGGCGGACGCGTCTGGAACGGCACAAAAGGGAAATTGATTGAATTCGGGACTCACGCAGAAACGCTGAAGCGCGGAACCACAAAAAAGTTTGAGGGGTATGGCCCCGGAGCCGGAAAATCCGTTGTTCTGGATCAAAATTGGTACAAGGGATATGGCAGTACGGTAACCTCTCAATTCATCGAAGACGCCAGTCTGGTTCG
- a CDS encoding threonylcarbamoyl-AMP synthase, protein MVRRLHLDPDHPKDRLIRQAADVLKEGGVIIYPTDTVYGLGCDIYNKSAIDRIYQIKGISKRQPLSFICPNLKEISKYAHVSNRAYKAMRRLLPGPYTFVLEATKFVPRKLLTTNKKTVGIRVPDHPICLRLLELFGNPIISTSVSDTDGRILTDPTEIEAIYGHKVDLILDVGILASEPSTVIDYIEDEPEVLRAGKGEISYFM, encoded by the coding sequence ATGGTACGTCGACTTCATCTGGATCCCGACCATCCAAAAGATCGCCTGATTCGGCAAGCAGCCGACGTCCTGAAAGAAGGCGGTGTTATTATTTATCCCACCGATACCGTTTACGGATTGGGATGTGACATTTATAACAAGAGTGCCATTGATCGAATTTACCAGATCAAAGGCATAAGCAAACGCCAGCCGTTGAGTTTTATTTGCCCGAATTTAAAGGAGATCAGCAAGTATGCCCACGTCTCCAACCGGGCGTACAAGGCCATGCGTCGTCTCCTGCCGGGGCCGTACACGTTTGTTCTGGAAGCCACGAAGTTTGTCCCCCGTAAACTGCTGACGACCAACAAAAAAACAGTTGGGATTCGGGTCCCCGATCATCCGATTTGCCTGCGGCTTCTGGAGCTGTTTGGCAACCCGATTATCAGTACCAGCGTTTCGGATACGGACGGGAGAATTTTGACGGATCCTACTGAAATAGAAGCGATCTACGGACACAAGGTAGATTTGATTCTGGATGTGGGTATTCTTGCATCGGAGCCGTCGACGGTTATCGATTATATTGAAGATGAGCCGGAAGTTCTGCGCGCCGGAAAAGGGGAGATTTCGTATTTTATGTAA
- the folB gene encoding dihydroneopterin aldolase, translating into MDVIRITGMVFYAYHGVESEEKKLGQRFEVDVEVFLDTRRAGNTDDLVDTVNYVTIYEIVEEIVIEGEYNLIEAIAEDIARLILERLPVEKTLVRVRKPHVSLPGIVRGVEVEIVRG; encoded by the coding sequence TTGGATGTGATTCGCATTACCGGTATGGTTTTTTACGCCTATCATGGCGTGGAATCGGAAGAGAAAAAACTCGGCCAGCGTTTTGAAGTTGACGTGGAGGTTTTTCTGGACACCCGCCGGGCCGGCAATACGGATGATCTGGTTGATACGGTAAATTATGTCACGATATATGAGATTGTAGAGGAAATTGTTATTGAAGGTGAATACAATCTGATCGAAGCGATCGCCGAGGATATTGCCCGCCTGATTTTGGAACGGCTCCCGGTAGAAAAAACCCTTGTACGCGTTCGCAAACCCCATGTGTCTTTGCCGGGCATTGTTCGCGGGGTGGAGGTGGAGATTGTGAGGGGCTGA
- a CDS encoding SusD/RagB family nutrient-binding outer membrane lipoprotein, which produces MTKRAVLLILFLFLAGLFIGCEKNLTGGKLSNNPNIATTVPMESMLSAIEVNSFLYYENFNAWLVAMWMQQMAGTALTFENFGDYQVTETIFGPEWRRAYDGAGLVDIRKLRKEAAKKKNKKMEGVAKVLEAFYMGTTASLWGDIPYSEVETSDTPKLDKMSDVYAALQKLLDSAIEDLQTGKGYFTPAADHYYGGDANKWIALAHSLKARFYLEWAEVDAGNYAKALTEAQQGIASDADNFKSKHSETANEENCWYQLEDGRSGYARAGKFLVDLLKERNDPRLEIYFGKDANGGYSGSDPGEGNTGASYLNPDTYGSKSWSSEFVTWEEMQFIIAEAQYASGAENDAISTLDHVLSGIEGKWGITLPKYTGTGISGEKLLEAIMTEKYIALFTNMVVWSDWKRTGYPKFKTTYNNQPIPRRFLYPLVERNTNPNIPDPAAYGIYKHNENDPN; this is translated from the coding sequence ATGACCAAGCGAGCGGTTTTACTCATACTGTTCTTATTTCTGGCAGGTCTGTTTATTGGCTGCGAGAAAAACCTTACCGGGGGGAAATTGAGCAACAATCCCAACATTGCAACCACGGTGCCCATGGAAAGCATGCTTTCGGCCATCGAGGTTAATTCTTTTCTCTATTATGAGAACTTCAATGCCTGGCTGGTGGCCATGTGGATGCAGCAAATGGCCGGTACCGCCCTGACATTTGAGAATTTTGGAGATTATCAGGTCACTGAAACCATCTTTGGGCCGGAATGGCGGCGCGCCTACGATGGAGCCGGTTTGGTGGATATCCGGAAACTTCGGAAAGAGGCCGCGAAAAAGAAAAACAAGAAGATGGAAGGGGTGGCCAAAGTCCTGGAAGCCTTCTACATGGGAACCACCGCCAGTTTGTGGGGCGATATTCCTTATTCCGAAGTGGAAACCTCCGATACGCCGAAACTGGATAAAATGTCCGATGTGTACGCTGCTCTTCAGAAATTGTTGGATTCGGCGATCGAAGACCTGCAGACCGGGAAGGGCTATTTTACACCGGCCGCCGACCATTACTACGGCGGTGATGCCAATAAATGGATAGCTTTGGCCCATTCGCTGAAAGCCCGTTTTTATCTGGAATGGGCCGAAGTGGATGCCGGTAATTATGCCAAAGCCCTGACGGAAGCCCAACAGGGAATCGCCTCTGATGCCGATAATTTCAAATCGAAACATTCCGAGACGGCTAATGAAGAAAATTGCTGGTATCAATTGGAGGATGGCCGTTCGGGTTACGCACGCGCCGGGAAATTTCTGGTCGATCTTTTGAAAGAAAGAAATGATCCGCGCCTGGAAATCTATTTTGGAAAGGATGCCAATGGCGGCTACAGCGGGTCCGACCCCGGCGAAGGAAATACCGGTGCCAGCTATTTGAATCCGGATACCTACGGTTCAAAAAGCTGGTCCTCCGAATTTGTGACCTGGGAAGAGATGCAGTTTATCATCGCCGAGGCTCAGTATGCCTCTGGCGCTGAAAACGATGCCATCTCCACGCTGGATCATGTTTTATCCGGAATCGAAGGGAAATGGGGAATTACGCTACCCAAATATACGGGCACCGGAATTTCAGGCGAAAAACTCCTCGAAGCGATTATGACGGAAAAGTACATTGCCCTGTTTACCAATATGGTGGTTTGGAGCGACTGGAAACGAACCGGTTATCCCAAATTCAAAACCACGTACAACAATCAACCCATCCCCAGACGATTTTTGTACCCGCTGGTTGAGCGCAATACCAACCCGAATATCCCCGATCCGGCGGCCTACGGGATTTACAAACACAACGAAAATGATCCCAATTGA
- a CDS encoding ABC transporter ATP-binding protein: protein MNVYLRIIKYVKPYWVYLTGSLIAILFFTVFSSATLVSVIPFLRTIFQVEQTQTVSSAPATQSATVSAPGRVGGIESKLTSTKKKFEKKLNDFFVGKDRHKALGRICVLILIITFFKNFFDYVQAYLMAYVEQGVMKDIRNDLYRKIITMPIGFFARTKTGTLISRVTNDVNLVNGGVSASFVTVIKNPLLIIIYLILAIYLSWQLTLIALTVLPFSLLIIANIGLRLRKQSTESQEKMADVTSILQETIAGSRAVKAFAMEEFEIGKFKQKTLEYFRTLLKITRTRRLASPLTEFLGAGVAVFILWFGGQKVLSGNMLPPENFLGFLFVIFSLMQPVKELGSVNNRIQEAISAGTRIFRILDMQGEIVNAPNPIAVSDFEDAVVFDHVFFKYNEREEFVLKDVSLTVRKGDILAIVGPSGVGKSTLVDLVPRFYDPTRGRITLDGHDLRELDLKSLRQLMGIVTQETILFHETVRNNIAYGMAYVPLEEVIEAAKAANAHSFIEKLPQGYDTLIGERGIKLSGGQRQRIAIARALLKNPPILILDEATSALDTESEFLVQEAIERLMTNRTVFVIAHRLSTIQNASTIIVLEKGEIAQQGTHRQLLKQKGPYQRLYNMQFRLQDREVPEDV, encoded by the coding sequence ATGAATGTTTATCTTAGAATAATAAAATACGTCAAGCCCTATTGGGTCTATCTGACCGGTTCTCTAATTGCCATTCTCTTTTTTACGGTATTCAGCAGTGCAACCCTTGTGTCGGTTATCCCCTTTTTGCGCACCATTTTTCAGGTTGAACAAACCCAGACCGTTTCATCGGCGCCTGCCACTCAATCGGCCACTGTGTCGGCGCCCGGCAGGGTGGGAGGAATTGAATCAAAACTAACATCAACCAAAAAGAAATTTGAAAAGAAACTCAATGATTTTTTTGTCGGTAAGGATCGCCACAAGGCTCTGGGGCGAATTTGTGTTCTGATTCTGATTATTACATTTTTTAAGAATTTTTTTGATTACGTTCAGGCCTATCTCATGGCGTACGTAGAACAGGGCGTGATGAAGGATATCCGCAATGATCTCTACCGAAAAATTATCACCATGCCGATCGGGTTTTTTGCGCGAACCAAAACCGGCACCCTGATTTCCCGGGTGACGAACGACGTGAACCTCGTGAACGGCGGTGTTTCGGCCAGTTTTGTTACGGTTATCAAAAATCCCCTTTTAATTATCATCTATTTGATTCTGGCCATTTATTTGAGCTGGCAGCTCACCCTGATTGCCCTCACCGTACTGCCGTTCAGTTTGCTGATTATTGCAAATATCGGGCTGCGCCTGCGGAAACAGAGCACGGAATCGCAGGAGAAAATGGCGGATGTCACATCGATTCTTCAGGAAACCATTGCCGGTTCCCGGGCCGTTAAGGCCTTTGCCATGGAAGAATTTGAGATCGGAAAATTCAAGCAGAAAACCCTGGAGTATTTCCGAACCCTTCTTAAAATTACACGAACCCGCCGGCTGGCCTCTCCGCTTACCGAGTTTCTGGGCGCCGGTGTGGCCGTATTTATTCTGTGGTTTGGCGGTCAAAAGGTGTTAAGCGGAAATATGCTGCCGCCGGAGAATTTTCTAGGGTTCCTGTTTGTGATTTTTTCACTGATGCAGCCCGTAAAGGAACTGGGGAGCGTAAACAACCGGATTCAGGAGGCCATCTCTGCGGGAACCCGGATTTTCAGAATTCTGGACATGCAGGGGGAGATCGTCAATGCACCCAACCCCATCGCAGTGTCTGATTTTGAAGATGCGGTTGTTTTTGACCACGTGTTTTTTAAGTACAATGAGAGAGAAGAATTTGTCCTGAAAGACGTTTCTCTGACGGTGCGAAAGGGAGACATCCTGGCCATTGTGGGGCCGAGCGGTGTGGGCAAATCCACGTTGGTGGACCTGGTTCCCCGTTTTTATGATCCCACGCGGGGTCGCATAACGCTGGATGGCCATGACCTGCGCGAACTGGATTTGAAATCGCTGCGGCAGCTGATGGGGATTGTGACCCAGGAAACCATTTTATTTCACGAGACCGTTCGGAACAACATTGCTTATGGAATGGCCTACGTTCCGTTGGAGGAGGTAATTGAGGCAGCAAAAGCGGCCAATGCCCACTCTTTTATTGAAAAGCTCCCCCAGGGTTACGACACCCTTATTGGCGAGCGGGGCATCAAACTATCCGGCGGCCAGCGACAGCGTATTGCCATTGCCCGGGCCCTTTTGAAAAATCCGCCGATTCTCATTCTGGACGAAGCGACCTCGGCCCTGGACACGGAATCGGAGTTTTTGGTGCAGGAAGCCATCGAACGGCTCATGACCAACCGGACGGTTTTTGTCATTGCCCATCGGTTGTCCACCATTCAAAACGCCTCAACCATTATTGTGCTGGAAAAGGGAGAAATTGCTCAGCAGGGGACGCACCGGCAGCTCTTGAAGCAAAAGGGACCCTACCAGCGCCTGTACAATATGCAGTTTCGTCTTCAGGACCGGGAGGTGCCGGAAGATGTCTGA
- the folK gene encoding 2-amino-4-hydroxy-6-hydroxymethyldihydropteridine diphosphokinase: MEKAYLSLGTNVGQREEFLERAIRILSLNSALEIVNISSVYETEPYGVKDQPDFLNLVVEVETSLTPRRLLIVAKSIEEQMGRKPRRRWGPREIDVDILAYEKSVTHEDFLQVPHKELAERRFVLVPFAEIAPGFILPDRNKSIQEMLTECPDTGRVQVYKRLPVGKRITEETS; encoded by the coding sequence ATGGAAAAAGCGTATTTGAGTCTGGGAACCAACGTGGGGCAGCGGGAAGAGTTTCTTGAAAGAGCGATTCGCATTCTTTCTCTCAATTCGGCCCTTGAAATAGTAAATATTTCAAGTGTTTACGAGACCGAACCTTATGGGGTCAAAGACCAGCCTGATTTTTTGAATCTGGTCGTGGAGGTGGAAACATCCCTTACGCCTCGGCGGCTGTTGATTGTAGCCAAATCGATTGAAGAGCAAATGGGGCGCAAACCCCGCCGGCGCTGGGGCCCCCGCGAGATCGACGTGGATATTCTGGCCTATGAAAAGTCCGTGACACACGAAGATTTTCTCCAGGTTCCCCACAAGGAGCTTGCAGAGAGACGGTTTGTTTTGGTTCCATTTGCAGAAATAGCGCCCGGATTTATTCTGCCGGACCGGAACAAATCGATTCAGGAAATGTTAACTGAATGTCCGGATACGGGACGCGTTCAGGTTTACAAGCGCCTGCCCGTTGGAAAAAGGATCACAGAGGAAACGTCATGA
- a CDS encoding fatty acid--CoA ligase — MCDNKILKEEDDSMIYPNEGYDYQLIIKQLLTRPLRVNPTQEIIYRDQFKYTYSDFYKRVQRLANMLADLDAKKGDMVAFMDWDSHRYLEAYFAVPMMGSVLHTINPRLSPEQLLYTINHAEDKILFVHKDFLPLIEKIARQFETVKKIVLIGDGDPSVHSQLETAGEYETLINTYNDVYEFPDMDENTVATAFYTTGTTGNPKGVFFTHRQLVLHTLAAAASIDSYPEPINFIYNDVYMPLTPMFHVHAWGIPYLATMMGVKQIYPGRYEPEMLLKLLVGQKVTFSHCVPTILQMILSAPVVNQIDLSNWKVVIGGSALSKGLAKMAIDKGIRIMTGYGMSETCPILTLAQFKQGMENLSDEEKVEVVTKTGLPIPLVDLRIVDESGKELPPGKKHTGEIVVRAPWLTAGYLKTVEKSKELWRDGWLHTGDVAYYDEEGYVKITDRIKDIIKTGGEWISSLELENLISQCEPVKEVAVIGVPDEKWGERPVAYIVPKPEFKDTITVDVCKKGLQPFVEAGVIEKWVIPDEFIFVDEIPKTSVGKIDKKLLRATYKK, encoded by the coding sequence ATGTGTGACAATAAAATTCTAAAAGAGGAGGACGACTCAATGATTTATCCGAATGAAGGCTATGATTACCAATTGATTATTAAGCAATTATTAACCCGCCCGCTGCGGGTCAATCCGACGCAGGAAATCATCTATCGGGATCAATTCAAATATACCTACTCCGATTTTTATAAACGCGTCCAGCGCCTGGCCAATATGCTGGCGGATCTGGACGCGAAAAAGGGTGACATGGTGGCATTCATGGATTGGGACAGTCACCGCTATCTGGAAGCCTATTTTGCGGTTCCGATGATGGGTTCCGTTTTGCACACCATCAATCCCCGGTTGTCCCCGGAGCAGTTGCTGTACACGATCAATCATGCCGAGGACAAAATTCTCTTTGTGCACAAAGATTTTCTGCCGCTCATCGAAAAAATCGCCCGCCAGTTTGAGACGGTCAAAAAGATTGTTCTCATCGGAGACGGAGATCCGTCCGTCCACAGTCAGCTGGAAACGGCGGGGGAATACGAAACGCTCATCAACACCTACAATGATGTGTACGAATTTCCCGATATGGACGAAAATACGGTGGCGACCGCCTTTTACACCACCGGAACCACGGGGAACCCGAAGGGGGTTTTCTTTACGCACCGGCAATTGGTGCTTCACACCCTGGCAGCGGCTGCATCCATCGATTCCTACCCGGAACCCATTAATTTTATTTATAATGATGTGTACATGCCCCTTACCCCGATGTTCCATGTGCACGCATGGGGAATTCCGTACCTGGCCACCATGATGGGCGTGAAACAGATTTATCCCGGACGATACGAACCGGAAATGCTGCTCAAGCTTTTGGTCGGGCAAAAGGTCACCTTTTCTCACTGCGTGCCCACCATTCTCCAAATGATCCTCAGTGCTCCGGTTGTGAATCAAATTGATCTTTCCAATTGGAAAGTGGTCATTGGGGGATCGGCGCTGTCCAAGGGACTGGCCAAAATGGCGATTGATAAGGGAATCCGAATCATGACCGGCTACGGCATGTCAGAAACCTGCCCGATTTTGACCCTGGCGCAATTTAAGCAGGGAATGGAAAATCTGAGCGACGAAGAAAAGGTAGAGGTGGTGACCAAAACCGGATTGCCCATTCCGCTGGTTGATTTACGGATTGTGGATGAAAGCGGAAAGGAACTTCCTCCCGGCAAGAAACACACCGGCGAAATTGTGGTGCGGGCGCCCTGGCTGACGGCCGGATATTTGAAAACCGTTGAAAAATCCAAAGAACTCTGGCGTGACGGCTGGCTCCACACGGGTGATGTGGCCTACTACGACGAAGAAGGGTACGTGAAGATTACGGACCGTATTAAAGACATCATTAAAACGGGTGGCGAGTGGATTTCTTCCCTCGAATTGGAAAATCTGATCAGCCAGTGTGAGCCGGTCAAAGAGGTCGCCGTGATTGGCGTTCCCGATGAAAAATGGGGTGAGCGCCCGGTGGCCTACATTGTTCCGAAACCCGAGTTTAAGGATACAATTACGGTAGATGTGTGCAAGAAGGGCCTCCAGCCGTTTGTGGAAGCCGGCGTCATCGAAAAATGGGTGATTCCGGATGAATTTATTTTTGTTGACGAAATTCCTAAAACCAGCGTCGGGAAAATTGACAAAAAACTGCTGCGAGCCACTTACAAGAAATAG
- a CDS encoding deoxynucleoside kinase codes for MKTLSYIAIEGVIGAGKTSLAHLLARRLNGRLVLEKHDENPFLVDFYKDPARFAFQTQMFFLLSRYRQQLDLQQQDLFQRVIISDYIFQKDRIFASLTLEDREFVLYEKVATLLEREIVAPDLVIYLQANTKRLMMNIKRRGRSYEKNISEDYIRALVEAYNRFFFHYTDTPLLVVNMDGIDFVHDEGQLENLIQQILLPLGGTKYYNPMKEQGVKK; via the coding sequence ATGAAGACGCTTAGCTATATTGCCATTGAAGGCGTTATTGGCGCCGGGAAAACCAGTTTGGCTCACCTTTTGGCCAGGCGCTTAAACGGACGGTTGGTTCTGGAAAAACATGACGAAAATCCCTTTTTGGTTGATTTTTACAAGGACCCGGCCCGATTTGCTTTCCAGACGCAGATGTTTTTTCTGCTGAGCCGGTATCGCCAGCAGCTGGATTTGCAGCAGCAGGATTTGTTCCAGCGTGTGATTATCTCGGATTACATCTTTCAAAAGGATCGCATTTTTGCCAGTCTCACACTGGAAGACCGGGAATTTGTTCTGTACGAAAAAGTGGCCACCCTGTTGGAACGGGAAATCGTGGCACCGGATCTGGTCATCTACCTCCAGGCAAATACCAAACGGTTGATGATGAATATTAAACGGCGGGGTCGGTCGTACGAAAAAAATATTTCTGAAGATTATATCCGGGCATTGGTGGAAGCCTATAACCGCTTTTTCTTTCACTATACCGATACGCCGCTTCTGGTTGTTAATATGGATGGAATTGACTTTGTTCACGATGAGGGTCAGCTTGAAAATCTCATTCAGCAAATTCTGCTGCCCCTGGGTGGAACCAAATATTACAACCCAATGAAAGAGCAAGGAGTAAAAAAATGA